From a single Aspergillus puulaauensis MK2 DNA, chromosome 2, nearly complete sequence genomic region:
- a CDS encoding putative ubiquitin-protein ligase (Asi3) (COG:S;~EggNog:ENOG410PHZ2;~InterPro:IPR013083;~PFAM:PF13920;~TransMembrane:6 (o138-158i170-188o353-374i386-406o426-450i613-630o)) encodes MASSEGTGIFPAVINASSALPSSVLPSSVSSTNLSAPRDLLSLPLRGLQRAESFAFSFIPGRIARLVGLRDMSTHFWSTPGAGLEREVVAATTQAASEAAREAVAEAAAQPSTRLQFTDLLQGAIKFSGFFSYLTSRWSLACFTVALVLNRIAIYASTRRHLHLDWTRRLALRIIPILLLISQIHSLLRAVKCQTSPDYPELRYGSPGKRLQFDYAGGGGFLFSLSSNLLPWETDQQSCSAMNMNRVGTDIPYGSFRLLWPVFLRLCLSHFVETLSSSLQGRPVVTEGGMSIFEHSLSFAEAESTISQSLGLGPFSSPKTKTSGDGDSDTSRTPLQLMTKSQILDRMNVTPELLLIALISCCHCLSSNVLDVIGKQSRYRLFNTTFWGLCFMAAMTWGLASGLSLGADDLALKFPTVCVVGFVPHLLILCGIIVCAAIYSLALLITAFSLPSDIPQQLSLWERFSLAHENMQGSNQVGNVRINRHEDFYSALLRIGYTALTAASEAVFLNEGRGVVARNMTWLEEDRLIEIESLRRRRSSQVTPGGRTDDLLMESGEPVTFDIQEPSPDWESGYGREKKIEKPKGKSRTSRYQSNPGGVGAFRGLVRCYQGMAFFRAIFYLMFKWVALVLDKTLTRVGITARPQWIKRIVGPRGNAAQDKSQKANGESLDFWMLTDEGELELPANHEFDVEKEMRKREWLNTGDWNPPDEQRLDEKLYSWWKAGGSWGDQDQTPDYGLSEDDWDDTTSVVSTTTASDSEWEDESDGRRTPTQTDPFPDQYSREGTPAPESLMDVGSFARLLDPRDEETRREARILAAHLNAGREGRILTRRQFQEQVERQRAQILLSSHQSRLAMTGSHEARQKPNAREESEILEKLILTKRSTASSGVPNTEQTWETGASGLGASGPPCVVCQTNSRSIIVWPCRCLCICEDCRVSLAMNNFGSCVTCRQEVGGFVRLWVP; translated from the exons ATGGCTTCTTCAGAAGGGACCGGAATTTTCCCGGCCGTTATTAATGCTTCTTCGGCATTGCCCTCTTCGGTACTGCCATCCTCTGTATCATCCACGAATCTATCCGCTCCACGCGACTTGCTCTCGCTCCCGCTTCGCGGTCTCCAACGCGCAGAatccttcgccttctcctttATCCCCGGACGCATCGCAAGGCTAGTCGGTCTCAGGGATATGAGTACACACTTCTGGAGTACTCCCGGCGCGGGCCTAGAAAGAgaggtggtggcggcgaCGACCCAAGCTGCTAGCGAGGCTGCGAGGGAGGCCGTagcggaggcggcggctcAACCTAGTACTCGGTTACAGTTCACGGATCTTTTGCAAGGTGCCATAAAGTTCAGCGGCTTCTTCTCCTATCTGACTAGTCGGTGGTCACTCGCATGTTTCACTGTG GCGCTCGTTCTGAACAGGATCGCAATATATGCTTCTACAAGGCGACATTTACATTTGGACTGGACAAGGCGATTAGCCTTGCGCATTATTCCAATTCTGCTTCTCATTTCTCAGATACACTCTCTTCTTCGTGCGGTCAAGTGCCAGACATCGCCTGACTACCCCGAACTCCGGTATGGCTCCCCCGGGAAGCGTTTGCAGTTTGATTatgctgggggtggagggttccttttctcattAAGCTCGAACTTGCTTCCATGGGAGACGGACCAGCAGTCATGCAGTGCAATGAATATGAACCGCGTCGGGACCGATATACCTTACGGCTCGTTCAGGCTACTGTGGCCGGTTTTTCTTCGACTTTGTTTGAGTCACTTTGTGGAGACTCTCTCAAGCTCCTTACAAGGAAGGCCTGTTGTAACAGAAGGGGGAATGTCCATATTTGAACACTCGCTTTCATTTGCCGAAGCAGAATCCACTATCAGCCAATCTCTTGGCTTGGGACCATTCAGCTCACCCAAGACGAAGACCAGCGGAGACGGAGACAGTGATACTTCCCGGACACCCCTTCAGCTGATGACCAAATCACAAATTTTGGACCGAATGAATGTCACCCCGGAGTTACTGCTAATTGCTTTGATTTCTTGCTGTCATTGCCTCTCTTCGAATGTGCTAGACGTTATCGGAAAGCAAAGCAGATACCGCTTATTTAACACCACTTTTTGGGGCCTATGTTTCATGGCTGCCATGACTTGGGGCCTCGCTTCCGGATTGTCTCTTGGAGCTGACGATTTGGCTCTAAAGTTTCCGACAGTCTGCGTGGTGGGTTTCGTGCCGCACCTTCTAATCCTATGCGGCATCATTGTTTGTGCGGCAATCTATTCACTTGCTCTTCTTATAACTGCTTTCTCTTTACCTTCGGATATTCCCCAGCAATTGTCTCTCTGGGAACGGTTCAGCCTTGCGCATGAGAATATGCAGGGATCCAACCAGGTTGGCAATGTACGCATCAATCGACATGAGGATTTCTACAGTGCTCTCCTTAGGATCGGTTACACCGCCCTAACTGCTGCCAGTGAAGCTGTCTTTCTCAACGAGGGACGAGGTGTCGTTGCGCGTAATATGACAtggttggaggaggatagGTTGATTGAAATTGAATCCTTGCGCCGGAGACGCTCATCGCAGGTCACACCAGGTGGCCGGACCGACGACCTGCTTATGGAGAGTGGAGAGCCTGTCACTTTTGATATCCAAGAGCCTTCACCGGACTGGGAAAGTGGCTACGGCCGAGAAAAGAAGATCGAGAAGCCTAAGGGCAAGTCACGAACCTCACGATACCAGAGTAACCCTGGCGGTGTCGGTGCCTTCCGCGGTCTTGTTCGATGTTACCAAGGGATGGCCTTTTTCCGCGCTATTTTCTACCTCATGTTCAAATGGGTGGCCCTCGTTCTTGACAAAACTTTAACGCGAGTCGGAATCACGGCTCGTCCTCAGTGGATTAAGCGTATTGTAGGGCCACGAGGGAATGCTGCACAGGATAAGTCGCAGAAGGCCAATGGTGAATCGCTGGATTTCTGGATGCTCACGGACGAAGGGGAGTTGGAGTTACCAGCTAACCACGAGTTCGAcgtcgagaaggagatgaggaagagggaatGGTTAAACACCGGTGATTGGAACCCGCCCGATGAACAGCGGCTAGACGAGAAGCTTTACAGTTGGTGGAAAGCAGGTGGCTCATGGGGTGATCAAGACCAAACCCCAGACTACGGCCTGTCCGAGGATGATTGGGATGACACAACCAGTGTCgtatcaacaacaaccgctTCTGATTCCGAATGGGAGGATGAATCGGATGGCCGGCGAACACCTACACAGACGGATCCGTTCCCCGATCAGTATTCTAGGGAGGGTACCCCTGCACCCGAGTCGCTGATGGACGTTGGTTCCTTTGCACGTCTTCTTGACCCGCGTGATGAAGAAACCCGACGGGAAGCACGAATTTTGGCAGCTCATCTCAATGCCGGACGAGAAGGACGAATCCTTACACGACGCCAGTTCCAGGAGCAGGTTGAACGGCAGAGGGCACAAATATTGCTCAGTTCACACCAATCACGTCTCGCAATGACCGGCTCGCATGAGGCAAGGCAAAAACCCAACGCGCGAGAGGAATCCGAGATTTTAGAGAaactcatcctcaccaagcGCTCCACAGCTTCCTCCGGCGTGCCGAACACCGAACAGACCTGGGAAACCGGCGCCTCGGGTTTAGGCGCCAGTGGACCGCCTTGTGTTGTCTGCCAGACTAACTCCCGCTCCATCATTGTCTGGCCTTGCCGATGCCTTTGTATATGTGAGGATTGCAGGGTAAGCTTGGCGATGAATAACTTTGGAAGCTGTGTGACCTGTCGACAGGAAGTTGGCGGGTTTGTACGTTTATGGGTACCATAG